A genomic window from Pseudoalteromonas piratica includes:
- a CDS encoding YfiR family protein yields MRLLLIFCILVASTNVVAKTAEQLRAAYLIQIPAFVRYTNATDKPFKVTYCFAEQLGKVGGLIDTQKAVLKERINFDLMVVTPSKDSLQQCTYLYLAKNTESIESYLENADAKTIAIGEEESVLVKGALMALVQEQKKIRIHINRSKLDENTVSFNARLLSLAKVKNY; encoded by the coding sequence ATGAGATTACTGTTAATTTTCTGTATTTTGGTTGCTAGTACTAATGTAGTAGCAAAAACAGCAGAGCAATTACGGGCAGCCTACCTCATCCAGATCCCAGCCTTTGTTAGGTATACAAATGCGACAGATAAGCCTTTTAAAGTTACTTATTGCTTTGCAGAACAATTAGGTAAAGTAGGCGGATTAATAGACACACAAAAAGCAGTGTTAAAAGAACGAATCAACTTCGATCTAATGGTTGTGACCCCCTCTAAAGATAGTTTGCAACAATGCACCTATTTGTATCTAGCAAAAAACACAGAAAGCATTGAAAGTTACCTTGAAAACGCCGATGCGAAAACCATCGCAATAGGTGAAGAGGAATCTGTTCTAGTTAAGGGCGCACTCATGGCTCTGGTGCAAGAACAAAAGAAAATCCGCATTCACATCAACCGCTCTAAACTGGATGAAAATACGGTTAGTTTTAACGCTCGCCTGCTCTCCCTTGCAAAAGTAAAAAACTATTAA
- a CDS encoding HAMP domain-containing sensor histidine kinase: MPNSHKTITIRKALSRAVIVITSLSILLSVIVSTVIDVSNQKKNLIEELNTLAGIISFNAYVPLVFVDKDEMQKQLKAYEKVEYIKNIHIYQVDDFTGTISLFATYDTGKNPPIPSRVKKLSNKVTANVEGDTIEVIYPIRTDDTEGAISTTPKIDGYVYILGTDQPIQRALQNRVSIDIFVGLVILISVLLITLTFQRRFSRPIEALSAVVKDVSKNKNYDVIVPNAKITELDLLAKSINTLFARTLAQLERQKKDEQEIRQLNQNLEMKVNQRTIALKEANQELLSTLERMHQYQTKIVENEKMASLGQMVAGVAHEVNTPLGLGITGSTLLKDKLEELKSHFDNKTLTSSHMSRFIEDGVENLDLIYRNLNRAAELVSSFKQLAVTHETQEGKRINLCLFTQEVISTLTGELAKFPHKVSVEGDNTLEVWTKPPVVQQIIENLISNSLIHAFNAEQHGNIVITISQNNNNAIIDYQDDGNGVPINIRNRIFDPFVTTRRGEGGSGLGMHLVYNLVTQALDGSIKLDTEATKGAHFVIEIPIAEGDFS; the protein is encoded by the coding sequence ATGCCTAATTCTCATAAAACAATAACAATTAGAAAGGCGCTAAGCCGAGCGGTGATTGTCATCACCTCTTTAAGCATACTGCTTTCTGTCATTGTAAGTACAGTGATAGACGTCTCGAATCAAAAAAAGAACCTGATTGAAGAGCTTAATACGTTAGCTGGTATCATTTCTTTTAATGCTTACGTACCGCTTGTTTTTGTTGACAAAGATGAAATGCAAAAGCAATTAAAAGCTTATGAAAAAGTAGAGTACATCAAGAATATTCATATCTATCAGGTTGATGATTTCACAGGCACAATTTCACTTTTCGCAACCTACGACACAGGCAAAAACCCTCCTATCCCTTCTCGTGTAAAGAAGCTTTCAAACAAGGTGACCGCCAATGTTGAGGGGGATACAATTGAAGTTATCTATCCAATTCGTACCGATGATACTGAAGGCGCAATAAGTACAACTCCGAAAATTGACGGCTATGTATATATACTCGGGACTGATCAACCAATTCAACGCGCACTTCAAAACAGGGTATCCATTGACATATTTGTTGGTCTGGTCATTTTAATTTCTGTATTACTTATAACACTTACCTTTCAGCGTCGATTTTCTCGACCAATTGAAGCACTCAGCGCTGTTGTAAAAGACGTATCTAAAAATAAAAATTACGATGTTATTGTACCTAATGCAAAAATTACTGAATTAGACTTATTGGCTAAAAGCATCAACACTCTATTTGCACGCACACTGGCACAACTCGAGCGACAAAAGAAAGATGAACAAGAAATTAGGCAGCTCAACCAAAACCTTGAGATGAAAGTTAATCAGCGGACGATTGCTTTGAAAGAAGCAAACCAAGAGCTGCTTAGCACGTTAGAGCGTATGCACCAATATCAAACCAAAATTGTCGAAAACGAAAAGATGGCTTCGCTTGGTCAAATGGTTGCAGGTGTTGCTCATGAAGTTAATACACCGCTAGGTCTTGGCATAACTGGCTCGACTTTACTCAAGGATAAACTGGAAGAATTAAAATCCCATTTCGATAATAAAACTCTGACTTCTTCACATATGAGCCGTTTTATTGAGGATGGTGTTGAAAACTTAGATTTGATTTACCGTAATCTAAATCGTGCTGCAGAACTTGTATCTAGTTTTAAACAGCTTGCTGTTACCCATGAAACCCAAGAGGGTAAAAGGATCAACTTGTGTTTATTTACGCAAGAGGTTATTTCCACTTTAACAGGCGAATTAGCAAAGTTCCCTCATAAAGTGTCTGTTGAAGGGGATAACACCTTGGAGGTTTGGACTAAGCCCCCTGTTGTGCAGCAAATTATAGAGAATTTAATCAGCAACAGCTTAATTCATGCTTTTAATGCCGAGCAACATGGCAATATTGTTATTACAATCTCTCAAAATAACAATAATGCAATTATTGACTATCAAGATGACGGTAATGGCGTACCTATCAATATTCGCAATCGTATTTTCGATCCATTTGTTACAACCCGTCGTGGTGAAGGTGGCAGCGGATTGGGTATGCACCTCGTTTATAACCTTGTTACGCAAGCACTTGATGGCAGTATTAAGCTTGACACTGAAGCAACCAAAGGCGCTCATTTTGTCATAGAAATTCCCATTGCAGAGGGGGATTTCTCATGA
- the arcA gene encoding two-component system response regulator ArcA, which yields MQTPVILIVEDEDVTRLNLVSLFEAEGYKVLEAVDGEEMHERISQNDDINLVIMDINLPGKNGLILAREIRQQRNIGLIFLTGRDNDVDRILGLEIGADDYITKPFNPRELTIRARNLLTRTNSSGEEIESNSSGVLTFNGWELDENSRCLTSPTGDVKRLPKGEYRALRLMLDAPGRIFSREQLIKHMTGRELRANDRTVDVTIRRIRKHFESEANTPELISTIHGEGYRFIGKID from the coding sequence ATGCAGACGCCTGTGATTTTAATCGTCGAAGATGAAGACGTAACTAGGTTAAATCTTGTCAGCTTATTTGAAGCTGAAGGCTATAAAGTGCTTGAAGCCGTTGACGGTGAAGAAATGCACGAGCGTATTTCTCAAAATGATGATATTAACTTGGTAATTATGGACATCAATTTACCAGGGAAAAATGGTTTAATTCTGGCTCGTGAAATTCGTCAACAACGTAATATTGGCCTTATTTTCTTAACGGGCCGTGATAACGATGTAGATCGTATTCTTGGTTTAGAAATTGGTGCCGACGACTACATTACCAAGCCTTTCAATCCTCGTGAGTTGACAATTCGTGCACGCAATTTATTAACGCGCACTAACTCAAGTGGAGAAGAAATCGAAAGCAATAGTTCTGGCGTGTTAACATTTAACGGTTGGGAACTAGACGAAAATAGCCGCTGTTTAACGTCACCAACGGGTGATGTGAAACGCTTACCGAAAGGCGAATATCGCGCTTTACGTTTAATGCTTGATGCGCCGGGTAGAATCTTTAGCCGCGAACAGCTTATTAAGCACATGACAGGCCGTGAACTTCGCGCCAATGACCGTACAGTTGATGTAACGATTCGTCGTATTCGTAAACATTTCGAAAGCGAAGCAAACACCCCAGAGCTTATCAGCACAATTCACGGTGAAGGCTATCGTTTTATTGGTAAGATTGATTAA